One window from the genome of Chroococcidiopsis sp. TS-821 encodes:
- a CDS encoding bifunctional 2-polyprenyl-6-hydroxyphenol methylase/3-demethylubiquinol 3-O-methyltransferase UbiG translates to MTSKIVDTWLTNSQEENAMFDDHYPLWKVMIERMTEKSLEGKTILDFGCNQGGFLRVLYQHKPFQKGIGIDVARQAIQIANENKGNLPLTYEARDNLDPFQSEIDVAFSHEVLYLIQDLQQHAQKMFDCLKSQGVYYAALGCHSDNPLWTNWKKMIEAESNIEVQNYSLNFIADTFRDAGFTVFAQKFMLNDFMLMKESNSYFPSVIDSLNYYWDYKILWKFVKQ, encoded by the coding sequence ATGACGAGTAAAATTGTTGACACTTGGCTAACTAATTCTCAAGAAGAAAATGCCATGTTTGACGATCATTATCCATTGTGGAAAGTAATGATTGAGCGCATGACTGAAAAAAGCTTAGAAGGCAAAACTATCCTTGATTTTGGCTGTAATCAAGGTGGGTTTTTACGAGTTTTGTATCAACACAAGCCTTTTCAAAAAGGAATTGGAATTGATGTAGCGCGACAAGCTATTCAAATTGCCAATGAAAATAAGGGAAATTTACCACTAACTTACGAAGCTCGCGATAATTTAGATCCATTTCAATCAGAAATTGATGTTGCCTTTAGTCATGAAGTTTTGTACTTGATTCAAGATTTACAGCAACACGCTCAAAAAATGTTTGATTGCTTAAAATCTCAAGGAGTGTACTACGCTGCATTGGGATGTCATTCAGATAATCCTTTGTGGACAAATTGGAAAAAAATGATTGAAGCAGAGTCTAATATTGAGGTGCAAAACTACAGCTTGAATTTTATTGCTGATACATTTCGCGATGCGGGCTTCACTGTTTTTGCTCAAAAGTTTATGTTAAATGACTTTATGCTAATGAAGGAAAGTAATAGCTATTTCCCCAGTGTCATTGATTCTCTTAACTACTATTGGGATTACAAAATTTTGTGGAAGTTTGTGAAACAATAA
- a CDS encoding SufE family protein, producing MASTAAPLPDSLARVVQRFQRLSNPKQRYEQLVWYAKRLKEFPESDKIPENKVPGCVSQVYITAGIDRGKVWYQGDSDSALVKGLVAVLVEGLSGLSPEEILQVSPEFIKDTGLNASLTPSRSNGFYNIFQKMKEKALQLLME from the coding sequence ATGGCTTCTACCGCAGCGCCTTTACCAGATTCACTTGCGCGTGTTGTGCAGCGCTTCCAAAGACTTTCTAACCCAAAACAACGTTACGAACAATTAGTGTGGTATGCTAAACGACTAAAAGAATTTCCCGAAAGCGATAAAATTCCAGAAAATAAAGTCCCAGGTTGTGTATCGCAGGTGTATATCACTGCGGGAATAGATCGAGGGAAAGTTTGGTATCAAGGTGATTCGGATTCAGCGCTTGTAAAAGGATTAGTTGCAGTATTAGTGGAAGGTTTGAGTGGGTTGTCACCCGAAGAAATTTTGCAAGTCTCGCCAGAGTTCATTAAAGATACTGGATTGAATGCGAGCCTGACACCATCGCGCAGTAATGGATTTTACAATATTTTTCAGAAGATGAAGGAAAAGGCTTTGCAATTGCTGATGGAATGA
- a CDS encoding DoxX family protein, with the protein MSSTHNPHRRKEILRGVLAVSLVIVGITHFIRPEQYARIVPPPFPPFASVYLSGVFEILGGIGLLIPSVSVIAAWCLIALFIGVFPANIYMTIHNIKVEGIPHSQLLYLARLPLQAVLIAWAYWYTRKPETQLETTDG; encoded by the coding sequence ATGTCTTCTACGCACAACCCACATCGCCGTAAGGAGATTTTGCGCGGCGTTCTTGCTGTATCTTTAGTGATTGTCGGCATTACGCATTTTATTCGTCCTGAACAATATGCGCGAATTGTACCGCCACCATTTCCGCCCTTTGCTTCAGTCTATTTGAGTGGTGTATTTGAGATTCTTGGTGGTATTGGGCTATTGATTCCTAGTGTAAGTGTGATAGCAGCATGGTGTCTAATTGCGTTATTTATCGGGGTATTTCCAGCAAATATTTACATGACTATACACAACATCAAAGTTGAGGGAATTCCTCATAGTCAATTACTGTATTTGGCGAGGCTACCACTACAAGCTGTCTTAATTGCTTGGGCGTATTGGTACACTCGTAAGCCGGAGACACAATTAGAAACGACAGATGGATGA
- a CDS encoding Crp/Fnr family transcriptional regulator: MAFVTHIPTSPTHWSQFTFSRGDKIPLQPNVLLRIERGAVRSLTWSEEGTTVTLGYWGAGDIIGQPLSRIQPYQIECLTSVEVTYVPAIQWCQIIDNILRNVQQAEELLCIVRHERIPNRLLQLLAWLASKFGRSVDQGQLIDLRLTHQEIAEVIGTTRVTVTRMLARFEEEGIIYRPRRHFILLRRA; this comes from the coding sequence ATGGCTTTTGTAACTCACATCCCAACGTCGCCGACTCATTGGAGTCAGTTCACCTTCAGTCGTGGCGACAAAATTCCATTGCAACCAAATGTCCTACTACGTATTGAACGCGGGGCAGTACGTAGCTTAACTTGGAGTGAAGAAGGTACAACAGTAACACTTGGTTATTGGGGTGCTGGAGATATCATAGGTCAGCCTTTATCTCGCATTCAACCTTATCAAATCGAATGCTTAACGAGTGTCGAGGTGACTTATGTTCCCGCTATACAGTGGTGTCAGATCATTGATAATATTTTACGGAACGTGCAGCAAGCAGAAGAGTTACTCTGTATTGTCCGCCACGAACGAATACCCAATCGTTTACTGCAACTTTTAGCTTGGTTGGCTAGCAAGTTTGGGCGTAGCGTTGACCAAGGACAGTTAATTGATTTGCGATTGACGCATCAAGAAATTGCCGAAGTGATTGGTACAACACGCGTTACTGTAACGCGAATGCTAGCGCGATTTGAGGAAGAAGGTATTATTTATCGCCCTCGGCGTCATTTTATTTTGTTGCGTCGGGCTTAG
- a CDS encoding metallophosphoesterase codes for MGYWAILSGVEGNLAAYEAVIADIKLQSAVEEIYILGDLVGPHPDCEKLVQRVRNPRQGELQPQVCKGWWEEQCLILHGVGATGDASSLIQKYGVEIVELLWKSVSRQTVEWVRQLDFGFHDLDCLLIHGSTLGVDDELTPETPAPQMLDRLLRGEAKTLFCGRSGLAFQYQVQSGSMTSSITTLDEQMLPYAIAAQPCQVIGVGSVGKLPEIAIYTLFEPKANRVQFKTVNYTVTTSY; via the coding sequence ATGGGTTACTGGGCAATTTTAAGTGGTGTTGAGGGTAATTTAGCGGCTTATGAAGCTGTAATTGCGGATATTAAACTTCAAAGCGCGGTAGAAGAAATTTATATTTTAGGAGATTTGGTAGGACCGCACCCAGACTGTGAAAAACTGGTACAGCGCGTTCGAAATCCTCGTCAGGGGGAATTGCAACCTCAAGTATGCAAAGGATGGTGGGAAGAACAATGTTTAATTTTGCATGGAGTGGGTGCGACTGGAGATGCGAGTAGCTTAATTCAAAAATATGGTGTTGAAATTGTCGAATTATTGTGGAAATCTGTTTCTCGTCAAACTGTAGAATGGGTTCGCCAACTTGATTTTGGCTTTCATGATTTGGATTGTTTATTGATTCATGGCAGTACTTTAGGTGTTGATGATGAATTAACTCCTGAAACACCTGCACCGCAAATGTTGGATCGCCTGCTACGTGGAGAAGCGAAAACTTTGTTCTGTGGACGTTCGGGGTTAGCGTTTCAGTATCAAGTGCAATCCGGTTCAATGACATCAAGTATTACGACGTTGGATGAGCAAATGTTACCCTATGCGATCGCCGCACAGCCATGCCAAGTGATTGGGGTGGGAAGTGTTGGCAAGTTGCCAGAAATTGCTATTTACACTTTGTTTGAACCCAAAGCTAATCGCGTACAGTTTAAAACTGTTAATTACACAGTGACAACAAGCTACTAA
- a CDS encoding metallophosphoesterase, giving the protein MRLAVMSCIHGNLPALDAVLADITQQNAEKIYCVGDLVGYGPYPNEVVERIRTLNIPTCAGCWDEDVVEGVNACECSYPSLLAEKRGMTAHAWTNQEVTPETREFLAQLPHSLHEGNLYFVHGSPYSAHEYLLPDMDAFVAMERVLATGADVLFCGHTHVPYVRSLAHGQLQIRITGPSLDSEQHLNFTAPFKQIVNVGSVGEPRHGRPNATYVLYDTETQQVALREVAYDYQKTCAAIVEKGLPPIFAWRLARGLEYAEKAEDPTHVCAR; this is encoded by the coding sequence ATGAGATTAGCTGTTATGTCGTGTATTCATGGTAATTTACCCGCATTGGATGCAGTCTTAGCCGATATAACTCAACAAAACGCTGAGAAAATCTATTGTGTTGGCGATTTAGTTGGTTATGGTCCTTATCCAAATGAAGTTGTCGAACGCATCCGCACGTTAAATATTCCCACATGTGCGGGTTGCTGGGATGAAGATGTTGTCGAAGGAGTTAATGCTTGCGAGTGTAGTTATCCTTCATTATTAGCCGAAAAACGGGGGATGACGGCTCATGCGTGGACAAATCAGGAAGTTACACCAGAAACACGCGAGTTTTTAGCGCAGTTACCGCATAGTTTGCACGAGGGTAACTTGTATTTCGTTCATGGTAGTCCGTATAGCGCGCATGAGTATCTGTTACCTGATATGGATGCTTTTGTCGCAATGGAACGCGTACTTGCGACAGGGGCGGATGTGCTATTCTGCGGACATACTCACGTACCATACGTGCGATCGCTGGCTCATGGACAGTTGCAAATTCGAATTACTGGTCCTAGCCTCGATTCAGAACAACATTTGAATTTTACAGCACCTTTCAAGCAAATTGTGAATGTCGGTTCAGTTGGCGAACCGCGTCACGGACGTCCGAATGCAACTTATGTTCTCTACGATACCGAGACGCAACAAGTAGCGCTGCGCGAAGTTGCTTACGACTACCAAAAAACTTGTGCAGCGATCGTCGAAAAAGGTTTACCGCCGATTTTTGCTTGGCGGTTAGCAAGAGGATTGGAGTACGCAGAAAAAGCTGAAGATCCTACTCACGTATGCGCGCGGTAG
- a CDS encoding GTPase, G3E family protein has protein sequence MQKITAVAGLPGVGKTNWIRQQFTEQPTLYFSPATRVGIDRTRLATEFPHVQFLADDQQAQFWNLLASGVTAYLELGYHLDLAKLSPILDTLNCYRVAIVPAGGDADWKEWADEIVEGSSTATKATSLWVANTTGHVIDPDSLAVFWYELTQGAYGTVSRAKGIFELADGLSVYGDFVAGMQPQEFDELNLPRWLEGRPQRLSGIEVWGNQLNEDAIAQTFQDCCLSDAAIRHYQQQVKEMLHEEAMV, from the coding sequence ATGCAAAAAATTACTGCGGTGGCTGGTCTTCCTGGCGTAGGAAAGACAAATTGGATTCGCCAGCAATTTACAGAACAACCAACTTTGTATTTTTCACCAGCAACGCGGGTTGGAATTGACCGCACTCGTTTAGCAACAGAGTTTCCTCACGTGCAATTTTTAGCTGACGACCAACAAGCACAATTTTGGAATTTACTTGCTTCAGGTGTGACGGCTTACTTGGAGCTAGGATATCACTTAGACTTAGCCAAGTTATCCCCGATTCTTGATACTCTCAACTGCTATCGCGTGGCGATTGTGCCTGCTGGGGGGGATGCTGATTGGAAAGAATGGGCGGATGAGATTGTTGAGGGTTCATCAACTGCGACAAAAGCAACTTCGTTATGGGTTGCGAATACGACGGGTCATGTCATCGATCCTGATAGTTTAGCGGTTTTTTGGTACGAACTAACTCAAGGCGCTTATGGTACAGTATCGCGCGCTAAGGGAATCTTTGAACTGGCGGATGGGTTATCTGTTTATGGTGACTTTGTTGCAGGGATGCAACCGCAAGAATTTGATGAATTAAATCTACCACGTTGGCTGGAAGGAAGACCGCAGCGACTTAGTGGAATTGAAGTTTGGGGAAATCAATTAAATGAAGATGCGATCGCCCAAACTTTTCAAGATTGTTGTTTATCGGATGCTGCGATTCGCCACTATCAACAACAAGTGAAAGAAATGCTACATGAGGAAGCAATGGTATGA
- a CDS encoding FAD/NAD(P)-binding protein — translation MNSSTTNYIDIAVIGAGPHAMTVVTHLLQKRPQLRQRLLVFDPNGTWMRQWQNQFAAFEIPHLRSPAVHHPDPNPYALRQFAQSRSRELYPPYDLPGTLLFQDFCQELIRRWSLQHHVVAAQVVRIEPIKQLRSRFRLWLDNNQSIVARRVILATGSGTLQIPTWVQKIAASYPHDRLCHSRHVDLRHLQLHGETILIVGGGLTSGHLALGAIARGAKVILMSRRNLQEKLFDADPGWLGPKYLKHFWAEPDWETRAELVQQARNGGSLTPAMMLQLRRAQRQGDITLLEKCQVISATWHNAWQICCDDSSQHECDRIWLATGTKVDITAEPLLAEIIERYPIPIAKGLPVLDKYLRWAGCELFITGGLAALQVGPVARNLSGARMASERIIPALWKPSIAFSH, via the coding sequence ATGAATTCCTCAACTACGAATTACATAGACATTGCCGTCATCGGTGCGGGACCGCATGCGATGACTGTGGTAACGCATTTATTGCAAAAACGCCCGCAGCTACGTCAGCGGTTACTAGTTTTCGACCCCAATGGCACTTGGATGCGACAATGGCAAAATCAATTTGCTGCCTTTGAGATTCCGCATTTACGATCGCCTGCGGTGCATCATCCCGATCCCAACCCGTATGCTTTAAGACAATTTGCGCAATCGCGATCGCGCGAACTTTATCCGCCGTACGATCTGCCAGGAACCTTATTATTTCAAGATTTTTGCCAAGAATTAATTCGTCGTTGGTCATTACAACATCACGTTGTCGCCGCTCAAGTTGTTCGTATTGAACCGATTAAACAATTGCGATCGCGCTTTCGTCTCTGGTTAGACAATAATCAATCAATTGTTGCGCGACGCGTCATTCTCGCAACAGGTAGCGGTACGCTGCAAATTCCCACTTGGGTACAAAAAATCGCAGCATCCTACCCACACGACAGACTTTGCCATTCGCGTCATGTCGATCTGCGTCATTTACAACTACACGGAGAAACGATATTAATCGTCGGTGGTGGCTTAACCAGCGGACACCTAGCTTTAGGCGCGATCGCTCGCGGTGCTAAAGTTATACTCATGTCCCGCCGCAATCTGCAAGAAAAACTCTTCGATGCCGATCCAGGTTGGCTAGGACCAAAATACCTCAAACACTTCTGGGCAGAACCGGATTGGGAAACTCGCGCCGAATTAGTTCAACAAGCAAGAAACGGCGGTTCTCTGACACCTGCAATGATGCTGCAACTGCGCCGCGCTCAACGTCAAGGAGATATCACATTATTGGAGAAATGTCAAGTAATATCTGCTACATGGCATAATGCTTGGCAAATTTGTTGTGACGACAGTAGTCAACACGAGTGCGATCGCATTTGGCTCGCCACAGGAACCAAAGTCGATATCACCGCCGAACCTTTACTCGCAGAAATCATCGAACGCTATCCGATTCCTATTGCAAAAGGCTTACCAGTCCTTGATAAATACTTGCGCTGGGCGGGTTGCGAATTATTCATCACCGGAGGATTAGCCGCGCTCCAAGTTGGACCTGTAGCCCGTAATTTATCTGGTGCCAGAATGGCAAGTGAAAGAATTATCCCCGCACTGTGGAAACCCAGCATTGCTTTTTCCCACTAA
- a CDS encoding response regulator transcription factor, whose product MFTLEPAKCPPRAEIGQMSRILVVEDEELIREMLVLALEAEGYAIATAADGRTALSMLQTTEAIQSEVPFDLVVLDLMLPQINGLDVCRLLRHQGNQIPILILSAKGSETDRVLGLEVGADDYLTKPFSMRELIARCRALLRRQRFNSLPQLPLLQFKDVTLYTQECRVTVRGEEASLSPKEFRLLELFMTYPRRVWSREQLLDQVWGADFIGDSKTVDVHIRWLREKLEKDPSHPEYIITVRGFGYRFG is encoded by the coding sequence ATGTTTACTCTTGAACCAGCCAAATGTCCTCCGAGGGCAGAAATTGGACAAATGAGCCGCATCTTAGTCGTCGAGGACGAAGAGTTAATCCGCGAAATGCTAGTTCTCGCGCTAGAGGCTGAAGGTTATGCGATCGCAACTGCTGCGGATGGCAGAACAGCATTATCCATGCTGCAAACTACCGAGGCAATTCAAAGCGAAGTTCCGTTCGATTTAGTCGTATTAGACTTGATGCTACCGCAAATCAACGGTCTCGATGTCTGTCGCCTACTCCGCCATCAAGGAAATCAAATCCCCATCCTCATTCTGAGTGCAAAAGGCAGCGAAACAGATCGCGTCTTAGGTTTAGAAGTAGGAGCTGACGACTACCTTACCAAACCTTTCAGTATGCGCGAACTCATTGCTCGATGTCGTGCTTTGTTACGTCGCCAGCGCTTCAATAGCCTACCGCAACTACCGCTACTCCAGTTTAAAGATGTCACGCTCTACACGCAAGAATGTCGGGTTACTGTACGCGGTGAAGAAGCAAGTCTCTCCCCAAAAGAATTTCGTCTACTCGAACTATTCATGACATACCCTCGCCGCGTTTGGTCGCGCGAGCAATTACTCGATCAAGTCTGGGGCGCAGATTTTATTGGTGACAGCAAAACCGTTGACGTACACATCCGTTGGCTACGCGAAAAATTAGAAAAAGACCCCAGCCACCCCGAATACATCATCACTGTACGCGGCTTCGGCTACCGCTTTGGTTAA